The Winogradskyella schleiferi genome contains the following window.
TGGCAGATTATCTTTTTATTGGCTGGGATGATTCCACTTGGAATTGCGATGACCAATAGCGGAGCCGATACTTGGATATCGAACAATCTGCTAGCTGTTATGGACGGCCAACCACCACTCATCGTATTAGGTTTGCTCTTTGGGATTACCATGATTTTATCTGGAGTCATTTCGAATAATGCCACAGCAATTATCATGGCACCAATCGCAATAGCTATTGCTAGCGGCTTAAGCTTAGATATTAAACCCTTTTTATTGACGGTAATGTTTGGTGCTAATTTTAGTTTTTTCACGCCTGTTGGCTACCAAACCAATACGCTTATTTATGGTACAGGTGCATATAAATTCAAACATTTTTTAATTATAGGTGGTGTTTTATCCTTAACACTTTGGATTGTGGGAACACTACTTTTATCAATGCAATTATAATTATGATAATCCTTATTCAAAATTCTAAAACCCAAGACATCGTTCCAAAACTTATGGATAAATTAAACGGTTGGTGGGAAGCTATTCTTTTAAAGCTTCCTAACGTAGCCATTGCTATTGTCGTAATTATCTGTAGTTTTTTACTCGCACGGTTTTTAGGTAATTTATTACTTAAAATTTTACGTCGACGTATGCAAAATCAATCGGTACGACGGCTTTTGGCAAAAGCCCTCAAGATCATTATTGTATTGGGCGGTTTTTTCATAGCCTTGGGAGTACTGAATTTAGACAAAGCCTTAACCTCGATCCTCGCAGGAGCTGGTGTTGTGGCGTTGGCCATTGGTTTGGCATTGCAGAGCACTTTGTCCAATACGTTTTCGGGCGTTATGCTATCGTTTTTACCACGTCTTCAAATCGGAGACTATGTAGAGACTAATGATCATGGTGGATATATTCATGAAATAAGTATGCGGAATTTAGTATTAAAACGACCAGATGGGCAATTTGTGGTCATGCCAAATTCAAAATTCATTGAAGAACCTTTTATCAATTACTCGTTGATTGATCGCGGAAGAATTACCGTGTCTTGTGGCGTTGCTTATGGTACGGAATTACATAGTGTAAAGAAAATGGTCATGGAAAAAGTAAAGAAAGCATTTCCTCAAAAAGACAACGAAAAGATTGAATTTTATTACACTAAGTTTAATGACAGTTCCATAGATTTTATTCTGAGATTTTGGATTGACTTTGTAAAAAAAGGTCAGATGTATGCCGCTCAGGATAAGGCGATTTTATTGATCAATGACTTATTTAACGAAAACAATATTGAAATCCCATTTCCAATTAGAACGCTTAATGTTTCTGAAGAACAGTTGGGTAATATGAACGCCATATTTAATGAGCGAAAATCGGAATAATAAGGTTTTTACTTAAGTGTTTAGCGATTAATAAAGCTCAACAATTAGATAAAACAAAGCCTAATTGAGTTTAATGAAAAAGGCTAAAATGAAATGATATGCCTTCTTCTTTATTTATGATTTCATTTAAAAAAATGATCATATTTCAACCTAAATAGTTAATTTTATACATATGATTGTCGTTTATATAATAAGTGTAATATTTATCATCACACCGTTTTTACCAGCTACAGGACTTACACATTGGTTTTTCAGGACTGCGGATTTTGTGAGATTACAATCTATAGCAATTGAAATCATCTTATTAATCCTCTTATTTGTTTTTGAAGACCAATACCACTGGTTCCAATATATTTTAATAGCAGGACTTTTGATTGCCATGGTATATCAATTGGCCAAAGTAATACCCTATACCAAATTAGCCAAGCGATTAGATCACTCCAATGAAAGTGATGGCATGGTTTCGATTTTGGCTGTCAATGTTTTACAGACCAATTCCCAATACGATAAATTGATAGCCATTATAAATGAAAACGATCCCGATCTTGTACTTACTATGGAAAGCAATAAAGATTGGGAAAATGCCCTAAGTGCTATTGAAAGAAACTATCCGTTTTCGGTAAAAGTACCTCTAGAAAACCTGTATGGAATGCACCTGTATTCGAAAAATGAACTTAAAAATGTATCCAAGCAATTTCAGGTAGAGGATGATGTCCCTTCTATCTATTTTGATTATGCCATAAACAACGAGGTCGATGTTTTCTTTGGCTGTCTGCATCCAGCACCACCAAGTCCTACCGAGAATGACACGTCTAAAGAACAGGATGCCGAACTTATGCTGACAGGTGCCTACATACGAGATTTGGACAAATCCTGTGTGGTTTGTGGCGATATGAATGATGTGGTATGGAGCAGAACTACCCGTCTATTCAAAAAAATGACTAAAATGATAGATCCACGTGTGGGAAGAGGGCTTTATGCCACATTTCACGCGGACTATAAATTGATGCGCTTTCCCTTGGATCATCTCTTCATAACAAAAGATCTTTACGTAGGTCAAATGCATAGAACCAAACACTTAGGGAGCGACCACTTCGGTGTGTACTATGAAATTTACCACAAAAAAGAACAACAAACCAAAACCAAAGGAAAGTTAAATGGTGAAGAAAAAGAGGATGTAAATGAAAAGATTGAAGAAGGAAAGGAAAAGGCTTCTGAAAATGACAACTGACACCATAAATGTTTAATTGCATCCCATCATATATATGGTATGTAAGTAGAGCGAATTATGTTGAATTCTTCTACTTTCTATTTCAGTAAAATGCGCATATTAGAAAGCGCTTTTTCAAAACGCAATATGTCCTTTTCTAAAACATTCCTGATTTTGGTTTTCATTTCGGTCATTTCGTTGTAGGCAGAAATGATTTTATGCGAACGATATATCACTTTGTTGGCACTTTGGCTCTCTTTTACAAATGGCAAAACAGCTTGTGCCAATAGCTTAATTCGATTTTCCACGTGGACTTCCTCACTTCTATTCTCTAAAGGTAAAGTTTCAGTATCAAAGACATCATCAGATAGTTGTTGATTCAAATCTGTTACCCAATCCGTGTAAATTTTCTTTAATGCCATAGGTTCGCTTTCCGTTGAAAGTGCTGAGAAAAATGTTCTTGATCGGAACAAACGCCATTTGGAATATACATGTTTATTTTCTTGATAGTGCGTTCGAAAATAATTGATTTCCTTAGAAATATAAGCATGATAATTACCAAAAAAATTAGAATCAATCAGCAATTGTTTAAAGTTCGGTAGCTTTTCTTTTTTCGAATTATGGTAATACCTATTTAAGTGTACTAAATTGATTTTGGTTAAGAACTTATCATTTAATGATGCAGAAAGTATAGGATTATAAAAACTATCCAGATCAAGGGAGCGATTGAACTCCTTAAGATCAACTATGGCTTTCTCTATAGATTCTATTAATTCTGGCAAAGACGATTGAAAAAAATCATAAGCATCTTGTGAATTATCTTTCCGCTGTTTTCTATAAATAAAAAACCCTATGAGTACGCCTATAATTGCCAATAGCACAGCAATTCCATCAATCAACATAGACCATTGGTTGGGATCCATATGCCATTCTTCAAAAAACAAATAGTATTTTTCAGAATCTTGATTCATTTACTTAAATTAAGAAATTCTATACGTCATATCATAGTAATATAAACATTGCAAAACGTTTAGCCTCCTACTATTTTTTAAAAAAATTGAGAGTCAGTACTAAATATGCTGCGATGGTTAAACCAAATTATTATAACCCTAAAAATAGTTACTATTTAATTTAAACAAATTCGATTAAATTCTAATCCTCCTCGTCCTCACCCTCGCCAGGAATCATTTCAATGTTGCGCTGCATACGGTCCATAGCATCATGGATTTTCTTCTTGTCGCTATCCTTGAGATCGTTAAGATCTTTTTTCTTAACCAAATTGCCGTTACCATCTGGTTTTAATGTTTCTTCTTTAGTAACCTTATCAAAATTCGAAGATTTATCGTACGGTTGCTGAAAGTCGGCATGTTTCTTTTCGTTGCTCATAATATCTGTTTATAAAGGTTCTGCCCTAAGATAACAGTAAACCCACCGAACATTTGACGCTTTAGGATTTGATTTTGATGCAAATAAAAAGACCTGAATTATTAATCAAGTAAGACAGCCGTTTTAAGTTGTTATATACATATAAAAGGAAAGAATCTCAACCAGCCAAAATATCAACGCTATGGAGTAGATTAATGCGGTAGTTTCTTTCTCAAAACGCCATAAATAAGCGTGCCTATTAATGCACCACATAAAACGACAAATATTGAGATATAGCCTGCTCCAGCAAGAACATACATGGGACCAGGACAAACACCTGCCAATGCCCAACCTAATCCAAATACTATTCCGCCAACTAAATAACGGGTAACACTTTTATTTTTAGGTTCTAAACTCATTTCATCCCCATCAATCGGTTCTATGTTTTTTTTCTTGATGATCTTTACGCCAACAATTCCCAGTAGCACTGCTGAACCCATAAGACCATACATATGGAAAGCCCCAAATTGGAACATTTCATAAATACGAAACCAAGAGGCCGCTTCGGATTTATACATTATAATACCGAACAAAATACCAATAAATAAATACGTTACATATCTCATACTATCCAAAAATTAAAGGGTATAATAAATGAACCATAACTAATCCACCTATAAAAAAACCTATCACAGCTATTAAAGATGGTAGCTGTAAATTACTCAAGCCAGATATACCGTGTCCAGAGGTGCAACCACCTGCATATCGAGCACCAAAACCTACCAAAATACCGCCCAATAAAAGAATGAAAATAGTAAAGGGCTCGCCCAATGCATCCAGCGAAAAAATCTCTGAAGGCAAATACTGTTCACCTGCACTGGTGATGTTATAATCTGCTGCAAGTTGCTGCGCTACTTCAGGATTGATTTCTACAGTAGAATTACTCATATAATATGAAGCGATAAAACCACCTATGGCAGCACCTAATACAACCATTAAATTCCAGCGTTTTGATTTCCAGTCATATTTGAAATAATCTGCCACTTTTTCCGCACCAACGGCTGCACAGGCTGTACGTAAATTAGAAGACATACCAAATTGTTTACCTGCAAACAATAATAAGAACAGGACTAATGCAATTAATGGGCCTCCAACGTACCATGCCCATGGGTCATAAATAAGATTCATAATAGAAGTTTATTAAGTTCTTAACTAATTAAAGTCCTTTACACGCTCGCCCAAGTCATAAACTTTGGAACTTAAGTGTTTTTCAATTATACTACTTCCTGCAGCACTTCTGTAACCACCTGCACAATGTACCACAATAGGTTTGTCGGTCGGAATTTTACCAACATCGTCCCGCAAAGTATTTAAGGGCATTGAAATAGCACTTTCAAATACCTTACCCTCCTCTACCTCACTGTGATTTCGGACATCAATAATGGTGTAATCGTTTGGGTTTTCGTTAAAGTCCTTAATGGCCAAGGCGCTTGTTTCTTTTAGTCTCACATTAGGAAGTGTGACAACCTTTTGAAGTTGGTTTTCGTAACCAATTTTAGCAACACGCTCCAAAATCATGTGCAAATCTTTGGGATGGCTAATAACAATGCTGAACCGTTCTTCAGGTTTAATTATAGCACCCAACCAAGTCTCAAATTTGGCGGTTTCAGACGCTGCTTGCACATTGATACTGCCCTTAAGGTGACCTTTTTTAAATTCGCGCTCTTCACGGACATCTACGATTAGTCCACGTAGGCTGCTACCCATTTTAAACTGCACTTTTGCCGTCGCTTTGCGTAGTATTTCGGCTCCCTTTTTGTTCACATCAACATTGTAACCAAAATACGAAGGAATAAAAGGCTGACTATCAATTAATTCTTTCACAAATTCCTTTTTCGAAGTGGTTTTGAAAGCCCAATTTTGTTTGCGCTCCTCACCTAAAGTACTACTGCTTGCATCACCCATGCTTTTACCGCAAAGCGAACCCGAACCATGCGCAGGATATACAACGGCATCATCGGGTAAGTTCTTGAATTTTGTATGGATGCTGTCAAACATAGCTTCGGCAAGCTCTTGCTGTTTCTGTTCTTTATTGCCACCGTCTTTTCTTAAATCTGGTCGACCAACATCGCCAACAAAAAGGGTATCGCCAGTAAATAGTGCCGTTTTACTGCCCTCTTGTGCCACCACAGTAATACTATCAGGAGAATGCCCAGGAGTATTTAATGCTGTAAAGTTAATATTGCCTAATGGGATAACATCGCCTTCATCAAAGCTGCTGTGTGGATAAATAGCACCCAATTTTTCACTGTTATAAATGGTGGCTCCAGTTTCCTTGTGAATTTGCAAATGTGAGCTAATAAAATCTGCATGAGGATGTGTTTCAATTACCGCAATAATATTAGCGTTATTTGTTTTAGCAAATTCGTAGTAGAATTCTGGATTGCGTTCGGGATCGATGACTATCATTTTGCCTTCACTAATAATAGCATAACTAAAATGGGATAAAGGCTCGTATTCAAATTGTTTGATTTTCATGTTCCTTATTTTTATTTGATTTTATCTCTTTAAAATTAAATAGTATGATCGATATACATTACTTCAATTCATACAGATGCTAATGCAAATAAAAAAATAGGATCTTTAATTGAGTTAAAGAAAGAATTAAACTTAGAAGGCTAAATGACCAATAACGAACGGTTTAGCCATGTAAGTTATATTTGTATTCTTTATTCGATGACTTTGGAAAAATTGTATAGCTAAAGCGCATATTCAAATCAGTTCCAATAAAAACATCACGTATTTATAATCTTAATCATCATTGTGGCTGTATGCTTCGGCCGAATCTGGATTTATAGCGTTTAAATTGAATTTCTTTTTTTCTATTTTAAGATCCATTTCTTAGCCAATTCTTTATCCTTTGAGTCAAAATATTTAACCTCTGAACTTGTAAAAAAGTCAGTAACATTTGCCACAAATTCCTGCCACTTTTTATCACCTACAAAATCCATCTTCCCATAATCGGAAATGTGTGCGCTATCTATTTTAATATCTTCCCAAAATCCTTTTAAGGTATAACCTTTAAAATCTTCCATTTCAAAATAGAAATCCACCTTTTTTCCTTTGTTAATAATATTGTGGATAAGTGGATGCATTTTTTCTAAATCGTTTTTTGAAATTTTACCGCTGATTTTTGCGGAAATCAAATTCTCTTTTTGTGTATTTAATAGCTGTATCATAATTTTTTGTTTTTATAGTTATCAAAATATTCTATATAAAAGCAACGGAAGTCCATCACTTGATGTCAACCTATAAATTTAATTATTAAACCACCAGCGAGCCATGCGTAACAGATAAAGGCAGTATATTTTAAAATGCTTTCCAGCAAAGGACTTTTGGGTGCCATTTCACTCATTGAATGTGCTACATCCTTTCTCTTAAAGAATCCCAAGTAAATCAGATACCCAGAAATTGCAAGGAAGGCCATATTTAAATAGAAGGTATAATCAATTTTAAAATGATCCTTATCTTGAATCTTTACCTGTGAAGGATCTGGTAATATACTTAACAAATCGAAAGAATAATGTAAGGCCAAGGCTGTTCCGATCAATGCCGTAAACAAAAGAAATAAAATAAACAATGACATTTTCCATCCATAGTACTTTGCATTAATCCTAAGTACAGGAAAAACCACTAAATCACTAAAAATGAAAGCCATCACACCAGCAAAACTTACACCTTTGCCAAAAAGCAATGCTGCCAATGGAATATTTCCCATTGAACCGATAAACGTCAAAAAAGCAGCAACTGGTCCAACAAGAATATGTTCCAGAACTTCAAAAAAAGTGAAATCCGTTTTGCCTTGACCACTATTAATAAATAACGTTTGGAAAAATGAATCAGGGACGAAGACTGCTACGATACCGGCAATGGTAAAGCCAACGGTTACATCTTTCCATACCATTTGCCATTCCATCTTATATTTTTTGGCAACTTTTGCCCAGCTACCTTCATGCATTATTTGTTTTTTCCAGTCTTTAGAATTTTCAGATTCATCAGCATCCTGTCCCTCAAGATTTTTTCGAGCTTTATCTATCAGTTTTTTGGGATTTATAATACGAATAAGAATCCAGCAGATGAGAATGAGTAGTAGTCCACCAATATATTCCCCAACGACGAACTGCCAACCTAAAAATATGGATATGATTATACCTAGCTCAATTACTAAATTGGTAGAGGCTAATAAAAAAGCTATGGACGAAACAAAACTTGCCCCTTTTTTAAACAAGGACTTTGTACTCGCTAATGCAGCAAAACTGCAAGAACTGCTTATAAAGCCGAAAAAGGTTCCTAATAGTACACTTTTGGATTCATTTTTCCCCATCGTTTTTTGCATCCGTTTTTCGGTAACAAAAATCTGAATCATACTACTGATGATATAACCCAATATAAAAGCCCAAAGTGCCATCCAGAAAAATCCGGTCGTGGTATAGGCTGCTTCTCCCCATTGTTCTAAAAACCCTTTCATTTTGTTAGATTATTTATTATACTTATCACAAATATCTTATCATCATATTAATTTACTTCAACGTTTTTACAGTTATCTATAAAGTTATATAGCCTGTTCTTCTAACGTTATTTGATGAAAATTTAAGCGTTAGCGACGACAGTTTACAACAAGAAACTTATAAATTAGCATTCGTATTGCCGTAACACGTATCTTTATTGACTCTAATACGTAAACATTTTGTTTATTTATCTTCCCATTTTACAGTTCTGTGTTGAGATAAAACTTTAAATTCTACTTTCAATGAAGATATAATAGAGATGGCCAAAAATCGTCTAAATAGAAAAACCAGAGTCTAAGTTGTAGGAAGCTTCATTTTAGAAATTTAAAGCTAAACTAATAAGTGGTATTTTTAAGATTTTAACCAAGTGCTTCTAAGCTGAGATATACAAAAACTGCAGTGACGCTAAATACAATGTGGGCAAAAATTAAATGAATATAATAATGTGTGTAATTAAACTTTGCGGTAAAATCTATAAGCTTATAAAGAATCATCCAACCTATAACTCCCAAAATCCCTGAGAATATACCCAGCGGAATGCTCAATAAGATTGATTTTTCACAATCAAGCACCCTCCATAAAAGTTCATACAAACCCAAGAAAATAAATCCTATTAGGAAGTGAAAAATCCAACCCAATAATTGAGCAGTACGCAATGATTTTTTTTTCTTATAAGTTTTCTTAATAACTATAGTTAGTAATTTAGGTTCACTAAATAAATTGTTTGTTATGTTTCCCCAAATTATACTAAAGAGTGTCATCATTGACACAGCTACTATTCCAGTAATTATTAAATAGATAAATTCCATATTTATTGTGCTACCTTTGTACATCTTTTAAAAGCCAATCATCAATACCATCATTATCCCGTTTGTGCAGCACGACTAAGTTTCCAGTGGTCTCAAATATTACCGCTTTTATTTCTGAGAGCTTGGTAACATTCGCTTCACGAATTTTAGAGCGTAAATCACCTTCGGTTAATCTTACCGCTTTTAAATTTTCTTTAAGAATATGTTGTCCTTCCATAACTAAAGTGGGCTGATTGTCTATTCGTTTTCTAAACCAACTAAATCTTCGGAAATAGGCTGCTACAAGTTGAAGGATATATACCATCAATAATCCTATTGCCCCTTCAAGAAAACTCACAGTTTCAGACAATATGGTAGTTGCTGTAATTGAACCTACGGCTACGGTCATCGCGAAATCGAAACTCGACATTTTAGAGAAACTTCGCTTTCCGAATAGTCTAGTATAAACAATTATGGCTGTGTAAATGCCAATACTAGACAAAATAATCATTAGTATGGATTGCAAATCCGTATCAAAAACACTAGTGGCTTTTTTTGCAGATTGATTTAAAATTAAGAATGAGTTAATTGTTGCTAATAATGTCATAATGAATTCTTTTTATATTATTCACGATTAAGATTTTCTAAGGCTTGTTCCATATCAATCCCTTCTCCTAAAATATTTAAAAAGCTATCCTCTTTATTTTTGAATAATTCAGGGACTGTTGAAATAGTATAATCTTCAATTCTTAGATGTGTATTCACATCCTTCCAGTCAATAGGTGTTGAAACGCTTGCACCTGGTTTGGGTCTTAAGCTAAATGCAGATACTATAGTCTGCCCTTTTCGGTTCTGCAAATAATCTAGATAAATTTTAGGGCCTCTTTTCTTGACAGAGCGTACCAATGTGGTTAATTCTGGCAGTTGCTCTTGTATATAGTAACACAGTAATTTTGTAAAATCCCGAGCTTCACTGTAAGTATATTTACCGCCTAAAGGAATATAAATATGAATTCCTGAGGCACCTGAAGTTTTACAATACCCTTTTATATCAGCGCTGTCCAACACAACTTTGGCAGCTTGGGCAGTTTCAATAACTTGCTTAAATGTATTTTTTTCTGAAGGGTCTAAATCGATAATGGTATAGTCTGGTTTATCTAATTGATAAATTGTGGAATGCCAAGGATGCAACTCAATACAACCTAAGTTATTCATATAGGTTAATGTAGCCTGATTTTGACATAGCAAATAGTTGATAATACGTTCCGACGATTTTGAATGGATTTTAAACGTATCAATCCAATCAGGTAAATGCTCATTATCCTTTTGGTAGAAAGACTCTCCTTTAATGCCATTGGGATGGCGATGCAGACTTTGAGGTCTATCTTTCAAGTAAGGAAGGATAAAATCGGACATTTTTATATAATAGTCCAATAGATCATATTTGGTCAATTGGGCATCTGGCCAATACACTTTTTCAATATTGGAAATGGGCACATGTATAGCGTCAATTTCTAATGTGGTTTCAGAGTTTGACGGCACTTTTTTGTTCGGTAAAGACTTGTGTTCCTTTGAAATTTGTACCGGAACCGATTTGTCATCGCGCATGTGTAAAAATACAGGATGCCTCATCACACCGCTTGTGGTCCATTCGGCAAATTTTACTTCGCAAATCAGTTTCGGTATCAGCCAATGCGCTTTTCTGCCTTTGAGATGTTTCGCAATTTTAAATACTGGCTTTTCGGTTTGATAAGGCTCAAACTTCTGATGTAATCGCTTTATTTGTTTTGAAGAGAATCCTGAGCCACAAGTACCCACATAAACCAACTCATCATTTTCTATCATTCCCAAAATTAGAGATGCGAATTTGCGAGTACTATTTTTAGATTCGGTATACCCACAAATGATAGTCTCAACGCTTTCTATTTTCTTAAATTTCAACCAATCTGGTGTTCTAATATTTGTATAATATTTAGAATTAGCCTTTTTTGCAATAACCCCTTCCATTCCTAATTTTAAGGCTCTATCATAGACCGTTTTACCCATGCCATCAATATGGTCGCAGTAGGTAATATGATTGGACTCTGGCACTAAGTTTTTAAGCAATTCCTTTCGGTCTAAAAGTGGCAAATCTGTTGTGCTATGACCGTTGAGAAATAATACGTCAAAAACAAAGTAATTAAGATGACCCTTTGTAGTTGTTGGGTCATAATTTTGTAGTGCATTGAATTGTGGAATTCCGTCACTATTTAAAATGACTATTTCACCATCCAGAATAGCGGTATGTTCAATAGATTCCAATTCATCTTGAATAATTTTGAACGAAGCGTTGAGGGATATCCCATTTCTAGAATACAATTCCACCGCTCCGGAATCTACGTTAGCCAAAGCACGGTAGCCATCGTATTTTAATTCGTAAATCCAATTTTTGTCATTAAATATGTCCTTTGCTGGCGAAGCCAACATCGGTTTTACAATGGATTTTAAATTTAATTCAGAAGTACGACTTTTAGTTTGAGGCTGAAAATTAGCAACTACATAGTCTTCTGCATCGTAGCTTAAATTAGTTGCATATGCATCGTCGTGTTTAATTAATAACCATTGATTTTTTCTATTCATCGATGAAGAACGCACCAATGTGAAAATACCTTTTAATTGATTACCTTTTAGAACAAGCTTTAATTTTCCCTCTGCATAATCTGTTGTTAGGTCTTCATTATTATATAAGCTTTCGTACGTGCCTTCATCCCAAATAGTCATTTTGCCAGCACCATAATTTCCTTTTGGAATGACACCTTCAAATGACAAATAAGATACCGGATGATCTTCAGTATGGACCGCAAGCCTTTTATCTTTAGGATT
Protein-coding sequences here:
- a CDS encoding mechanosensitive ion channel family protein, which translates into the protein MDKLNGWWEAILLKLPNVAIAIVVIICSFLLARFLGNLLLKILRRRMQNQSVRRLLAKALKIIIVLGGFFIALGVLNLDKALTSILAGAGVVALAIGLALQSTLSNTFSGVMLSFLPRLQIGDYVETNDHGGYIHEISMRNLVLKRPDGQFVVMPNSKFIEEPFINYSLIDRGRITVSCGVAYGTELHSVKKMVMEKVKKAFPQKDNEKIEFYYTKFNDSSIDFILRFWIDFVKKGQMYAAQDKAILLINDLFNENNIEIPFPIRTLNVSEEQLGNMNAIFNERKSE
- a CDS encoding endonuclease/exonuclease/phosphatase family protein produces the protein MIVVYIISVIFIITPFLPATGLTHWFFRTADFVRLQSIAIEIILLILLFVFEDQYHWFQYILIAGLLIAMVYQLAKVIPYTKLAKRLDHSNESDGMVSILAVNVLQTNSQYDKLIAIINENDPDLVLTMESNKDWENALSAIERNYPFSVKVPLENLYGMHLYSKNELKNVSKQFQVEDDVPSIYFDYAINNEVDVFFGCLHPAPPSPTENDTSKEQDAELMLTGAYIRDLDKSCVVCGDMNDVVWSRTTRLFKKMTKMIDPRVGRGLYATFHADYKLMRFPLDHLFITKDLYVGQMHRTKHLGSDHFGVYYEIYHKKEQQTKTKGKLNGEEKEDVNEKIEEGKEKASENDN
- a CDS encoding DUF6691 family protein, whose protein sequence is MRYVTYLFIGILFGIIMYKSEAASWFRIYEMFQFGAFHMYGLMGSAVLLGIVGVKIIKKKNIEPIDGDEMSLEPKNKSVTRYLVGGIVFGLGWALAGVCPGPMYVLAGAGYISIFVVLCGALIGTLIYGVLRKKLPH
- a CDS encoding YeeE/YedE family protein, with the translated sequence MNLIYDPWAWYVGGPLIALVLFLLLFAGKQFGMSSNLRTACAAVGAEKVADYFKYDWKSKRWNLMVVLGAAIGGFIASYYMSNSTVEINPEVAQQLAADYNITSAGEQYLPSEIFSLDALGEPFTIFILLLGGILVGFGARYAGGCTSGHGISGLSNLQLPSLIAVIGFFIGGLVMVHLLYPLIFG
- a CDS encoding MBL fold metallo-hydrolase is translated as MKIKQFEYEPLSHFSYAIISEGKMIVIDPERNPEFYYEFAKTNNANIIAVIETHPHADFISSHLQIHKETGATIYNSEKLGAIYPHSSFDEGDVIPLGNINFTALNTPGHSPDSITVVAQEGSKTALFTGDTLFVGDVGRPDLRKDGGNKEQKQQELAEAMFDSIHTKFKNLPDDAVVYPAHGSGSLCGKSMGDASSSTLGEERKQNWAFKTTSKKEFVKELIDSQPFIPSYFGYNVDVNKKGAEILRKATAKVQFKMGSSLRGLIVDVREEREFKKGHLKGSINVQAASETAKFETWLGAIIKPEERFSIVISHPKDLHMILERVAKIGYENQLQKVVTLPNVRLKETSALAIKDFNENPNDYTIIDVRNHSEVEEGKVFESAISMPLNTLRDDVGKIPTDKPIVVHCAGGYRSAAGSSIIEKHLSSKVYDLGERVKDFN
- a CDS encoding SpoIIAA family protein, translating into MIQLLNTQKENLISAKISGKISKNDLEKMHPLIHNIINKGKKVDFYFEMEDFKGYTLKGFWEDIKIDSAHISDYGKMDFVGDKKWQEFVANVTDFFTSSEVKYFDSKDKELAKKWILK
- a CDS encoding permease encodes the protein MKGFLEQWGEAAYTTTGFFWMALWAFILGYIISSMIQIFVTEKRMQKTMGKNESKSVLLGTFFGFISSSCSFAALASTKSLFKKGASFVSSIAFLLASTNLVIELGIIISIFLGWQFVVGEYIGGLLLILICWILIRIINPKKLIDKARKNLEGQDADESENSKDWKKQIMHEGSWAKVAKKYKMEWQMVWKDVTVGFTIAGIVAVFVPDSFFQTLFINSGQGKTDFTFFEVLEHILVGPVAAFLTFIGSMGNIPLAALLFGKGVSFAGVMAFIFSDLVVFPVLRINAKYYGWKMSLFILFLLFTALIGTALALHYSFDLLSILPDPSQVKIQDKDHFKIDYTFYLNMAFLAISGYLIYLGFFKRKDVAHSMSEMAPKSPLLESILKYTAFICYAWLAGGLIIKFIG
- a CDS encoding DUF421 domain-containing protein, yielding MTLLATINSFLILNQSAKKATSVFDTDLQSILMIILSSIGIYTAIIVYTRLFGKRSFSKMSSFDFAMTVAVGSITATTILSETVSFLEGAIGLLMVYILQLVAAYFRRFSWFRKRIDNQPTLVMEGQHILKENLKAVRLTEGDLRSKIREANVTKLSEIKAVIFETTGNLVVLHKRDNDGIDDWLLKDVQR
- the ligD gene encoding DNA ligase D → MSLEAYRKKRTFKDTPEPKDVYNSENKYRFVIQRHRASHLHYDLRLEMEGVLKSWAVPKGPSMNPKDKRLAVHTEDHPVSYLSFEGVIPKGNYGAGKMTIWDEGTYESLYNNEDLTTDYAEGKLKLVLKGNQLKGIFTLVRSSSMNRKNQWLLIKHDDAYATNLSYDAEDYVVANFQPQTKSRTSELNLKSIVKPMLASPAKDIFNDKNWIYELKYDGYRALANVDSGAVELYSRNGISLNASFKIIQDELESIEHTAILDGEIVILNSDGIPQFNALQNYDPTTTKGHLNYFVFDVLFLNGHSTTDLPLLDRKELLKNLVPESNHITYCDHIDGMGKTVYDRALKLGMEGVIAKKANSKYYTNIRTPDWLKFKKIESVETIICGYTESKNSTRKFASLILGMIENDELVYVGTCGSGFSSKQIKRLHQKFEPYQTEKPVFKIAKHLKGRKAHWLIPKLICEVKFAEWTTSGVMRHPVFLHMRDDKSVPVQISKEHKSLPNKKVPSNSETTLEIDAIHVPISNIEKVYWPDAQLTKYDLLDYYIKMSDFILPYLKDRPQSLHRHPNGIKGESFYQKDNEHLPDWIDTFKIHSKSSERIINYLLCQNQATLTYMNNLGCIELHPWHSTIYQLDKPDYTIIDLDPSEKNTFKQVIETAQAAKVVLDSADIKGYCKTSGASGIHIYIPLGGKYTYSEARDFTKLLCYYIQEQLPELTTLVRSVKKRGPKIYLDYLQNRKGQTIVSAFSLRPKPGASVSTPIDWKDVNTHLRIEDYTISTVPELFKNKEDSFLNILGEGIDMEQALENLNRE